DNA sequence from the Armigeres subalbatus isolate Guangzhou_Male chromosome 1, GZ_Asu_2, whole genome shotgun sequence genome:
ttcctgcggaagttcctccaggaattcctgcggaagttcctccaggaattcctgcggaagttcctccaggaattcctgcggaagttcctccaggaattcctgcggaagttcctccaggaattcctgcggaagttcctccaggaattcctgcggaagttcctccaggaattcctgcggaagttcctccaggaattcctgcggaagttcctccaggaattcctgcggaagttcctccaggaattcctgcggaagttcctccaggaattcctgcggaagttcctccaggaattcctgcggaagttcctccaggaattcctgcggaagttcctccaggaattcctgcggaagttcctccaggaattcctacggaagttcctccaggaattcttgcagaagttcctccaggaattcctccggaagttcctccaggaattcctccggaagttcctccaggaattcctccggaagttcctccaggaattcctccggaagttcctccaggaattcctccggaagttcctccaggaattcctccggaagttcctccaggaattcctccggaagttcctccaggaattcctccggaagttcctccaggaattcctccggaagttcctccaggaattcctccggaagttcctccaggaattcctccggaagttcctccaggaattcctccggaagttcctccaggaattcctccggaagttctgccaggaattcctccggaagttccgccaggaattcctccggaagttccgccaggaattcctccggaagttccgccaggaattcctccggaagttccgccaggaattcctccagaagttccgccaggaattcctccggaagttcctccaggaattcctccggaagttcctccaggaattcctccggaagttcctccaggaattcctccggaagttcctccaggaattcctccggaagttcctccaggaattcctccggaagttcctccaggaattcctccggaagttcctccaggaattcctccggaagttcctccaggaattcctccgaagttcctccaggaattcctccggaagttcctccaggaattcctccggaagttcctccaggaattcctccggaagttcctccaggaattcctccggaagttcctccaggaattcctccggaagttcctccaggaattcctccggaagttcctccaggaattcctccggaagttcctccaggaattcctccggaagttcctccaggaattcctccggaagttcctccaggaattcctccggaagttcctccaggaattcctccggaagttcctccaggaattcctccggaagttcctccaggaattcctccgaagttcctccaggaattcctccggaagttcctccaggaattcctccgaagttcctccaggaattcctccggaagttcctccaggaattcctccggaagttcctccaggaattcctccggaagttcctccaggaattcctccggaagttcctccaggaattcctccggaagttcctccaggaattcctccggaagttcctccaggaattcctccggaagttcctccaggaattcctccggaagttcctccaggaattcctccggaagttcctccaggaattcctccggaagttcctccaggaattcctccggaagttcgccaggaattcctccggaagttccgccaggaattcctccggaagttccgccaggaattcctccggaagttccgccaggaattcctccggaagttccgccaggaattcctccggaagttccgccaggacttcctccggaagttccgccaggaattcctccggaagttcctccaggaattcctccggaagttcctccaggaattcctccggaagttcctccaggaattcctccggaagttcctccaggaattcctccggaagttcctccaggaattcctccggaagttcctccaggaattcctccggaagttcctccaggaattcctccggaagttcctccaggaattcctccggaagttcctccaggaattcctccggaagttcctccaggaattcctccggaagttcctccaggaattcctccggaagtttctccgagaactcctccggaagttcctctagaagttcctccaggaattcatccggaagttcttccaggaattccgccgtaaattcctccaggagttcctcctaaaacacctccggaagttcctttagaaattcttccggaagttcctccaggaattcctccagtaactcctccggaagttcctccaggaattcctccggaagttcctttagaaattcctccggaagttcctccaggaattcctccaggagttccaccagtaactcctccggaagttcctccaggaattcctccggaagttcctccaggaattcctccggaagttcctccgtaaattcttacaggagttcctccaaaaacacatccggaagttctttcagagattcctccggaagttcctccaggaattctccaggaaccaggaattcctccggaagttcctccgtaaattcttacaggagttcctccaaaaatacacccggaagttctttcagagattcctccggaagttcctccaggaattctccaggaacCAGGATTTTCTATGGAAGCTCTTGAAGGAtttctccgaaagctcctccaagaattccgaaaCTTTCTCGtggaatacctccagaaatttctccaaaaattcctgcggaagtgcctccaggaatcccttcagaagtttttccagaagtttctcgagcaactcctccggaagatcaAAGGTCAGAAAGTCGGATAGGTCTCAAATGAGAATAAATTTTGCATGATTAATTTTTGCGGCATGATTAATTTTTATACGGCGGCATTCGGCTGTGCCTGTGTAAGAAAATCATCGGCGGCCCTACCCCTCAGAAGCTATGTCGACATGAAATGGGACGTTTGTTCTCTCCAGGAGGTGAAAATATAATCAAGCGTGAATCAGCCCATCAAGAAAGAGTGGCTCACAATATGTTTCCCATGTAAGGGACAGCTGATTGTTGTCCGAGTGCCAGATAGGGATGTTACGGTATGCAAAACTATGCATTATAGTCCTCGGGAAATTCAGGAAATTTGGTGTCAGGCTCTTGATGCCAGCATTTGAAAAACAAGTAACCAACGAGAGAACAGATAGAAAAAGTCGGCGAAGTAGCGATGAAAAGGCTAGTCCTTTGGAAgctcagtgactaagtaaaattgtattgctcgcTCTTTCGTTTCcatgaaattttactcaatttccgtcaaaagcaggagaACTCATAGTATTGAGTAGTCCcacttttgacggaaattgagtaaaatatccgtgggagaaaaaaaaaggacgatttcTCTCAATCACTGAGTAAATGAAAGTTAGTGTGCAAATCTTTCAACATTTTCGGGAGCATTGTTTGTGTTTTTAGTAGCTGTAGATCCAGAGTCAAAACATCGGATTAAATAACAACAGCTGGTATGTTGTATAATTAATTGCACAGGttatttgattttattgttcaTATTTATTTCATAGATTACCTATTTTGTTTATAGTAAAAATACATTCAAGTCATTAAAATTAGATCGCATAACTTTAAAAGTTGACTCTAGACAAACCATATTCATAGTTAGGAAATTTACATAATAACAGTACAGATAAATGAATATACTTTGTCTTTAGGAACAATGGTTGTGATAGTTGTTTTTGATAGTTGAtagttttgatatttttgacgCCTAGTTATCGTATGAATTATGGTGGCATCATTATAGGTtgaatggaactgaaaatgtgaATGAAATGATTCTACAAAAATATCTGATCAACCTGATCTGAAACCTAAAACTGTTTATACGCCATGAATCCGGCAGTGACATCGCTCCGCCCTGAGGCAAAAACCGTATGTGATCGGGGCATACTGAGCACTTGCTCATCAGCCAAAGTAATGGAACCGGTCTCCATCGCAGCTCCCAACCGATGATGATTCCCGCTCTGGTGATGATGGTGGCGCCGATGATTGCTGTGATCGCCGTAGGGGTGgtagtgatgatgatgatgatggctgCCGTGGGGATGTTGCATGTCCTCAAGAACTGACGGTGCAATATATGTGAAGCCCTTGAAGATGAGGTTGGCACTTTCGCTCAGCTTCGAGTCGTCCGGTGAATCAACGGGTGCCTGTTTGGTGAATTTGCTGTCGAACTGCGAAACGTCATCTTCGCCTTGCAAAAACGGCTTAATCGGTGGATCCACCCTTCTGGCGAGGACATCGTCCCAATCAACATTTTTGAAGAAGGGGTGCTTTCGCACAGCTATTCCGTCCATGGATCCAGAGCCGAGACGCATCGATATCTGTCGCTTCAAAAGGCGTCGAATGAGATCTCTTGATTCATTGCTCAGAAATGCTGGAATATTCAACCTACCTTTTAGAATAGCATCTATCGTACGTTTGCGGGTGTCTGCCGTGAAAGGAGGTGAACCTGTTAACATGTCAAACATCATGGCGCCTAACGACCACCAGTCAACATCTTTTCCATGACCGCTTCTAGTCAAAATTTCAGGAGCCATATACTCAATTGTGCCACAGCAAGTGTGAGTAACGCTACCCTCTTGAATGTGCTCCTTACAGAGTCCAAAATCCGTCAATTTGACATGACCTTGGGCATCCAGCAGCACATTCTCGGGCTTCAAATCTCGATAGACTATACCAAGCTTGTGTAAATGTTCCAACACCAGAATAATTTCACTCATGTAAAAGCATGTCGCATCCTCTAGAAATATTCCTTCGCGTTCCAAATGCACGAACAGCTCACCACCACTCAGGTATTCCAGAATCAAATACAACTTCCCATCCGTTTGAAACGCGTAGACAAGTTCGACAATAAACGGGTGGCGTACCGCTTCCAAGACGTTGCGCTCTGCTCGTGTATGATCAGTGTCCTTTTGGCTTCTAACAATGGACGCTTTCTTTAGCACCTTCATGGCGAAGACGGAATTTGCATCCGCGCCTGTTGTTTTCCGGACTTGGAACACTTTGCCGTACCCACCCTTTCCTAGTACTTTTCTTAGCTCGAAATCCTGAGGACCCAACTTCATTTTGTCTGGGTTAACAATTTCTGCTGATAGCGGTATTGTTTCGGAACCTTCTGCTTCAAGATTAGCGTCAAAGGGAATTGCTGGCTCTTGTTCGAAACCATGAGCCTCGTTTAAATCATCTTCTACATCACGAATTATATCATCGTCGTGCAGCTCTAGATCAAATATGCCTGCCATTATTCACTTGGGTTTTGTTATATATAATTAAACTATAAGAAAGCTGTACTGCCTGACTGGATTGACTTGACTGGAAAATGCCGTGAcatcttccatcttttcaaCTCGCATAGGGTATAAACTTCTTAGCTACCTCCGTAATCAAGCGTGTAAGTGACTTACGTATAGGTAGATTAGCTTATTTACTTCATTGGGTAGGAAATCCAAAAGTCAATAAATGTATCTACCCTGATCGTCTCTAAGGAACAAATTATAATGATACCTGTTTGGGTTGTGCACAGAGTTTGACAATGACAGGCGATTGAATTGAGAAAAGTAGTGTCCCCTTCTTCTGTTTTAGTTTTGTCAACATTTGTCggtaaaatgcatgaaatcataTCCTGACATCGGCCGAAGGTTTACGTAAAAATATCCTCTGCATTAGAAACATTATCTTTTACTTTTAATCGCACAAATTAGTACATAAAATTGCTTCGCAATAATGGCGATTCCAAATAAACATTCAATCACTATTTTATaaacaaaatctcaaaatctttaGTCGAGCGCCAGTTAATTGAGGAGGCGATatcaattgaatcatttgtttgagaaactgcattagtccattttaaaactatttcgagaaaacaacaaaaaactgttttcgaacaaatttgcaccgaatctttcgatttcttcgatacagatcaatagtttttggcaaaactcaacaccctggggcactttcagtgccaaaaatgtaagcagtactctacaactgctcttcaaagtacatggacatatgtagtttctcaaacaaacgaaaaaaatttcatacattccagaacaaattttttttttcgtattttttgccagaatacgtattgttggacgaggattcagaatatataaaaatctcattttggccaaaaatgttacatatgcagtttctcaaacaaacggttcaattagaaaacgaacatagggtttatttatcatcagactaaggccggagtggcctgtgctgtatgtatgtatgtatgtagttagccaccatcctgactagagtcttgctctgcatgcggttccacttgacagtaaggtcaaatttcaatatgattttgaattcaacatattgctgtatgaagggccaaaaatgggggtggtggacctgtaagcagagacacttacacgaaacccacgggaaaatgagaatctccttccagcaaaATGATCCAccaaaaagaataatgaaatttgcaatactcggcaagctttccacgggatggtttgtttgaagaagggcgcgtcaactggttaacaactgttggaaataaaagtaatagacgcgaacgactaatatttttcttccttgactccgattggctaccacttcattgtccagttgtaacttcattgatgccctgatgcaccctcccaaccccatagcatatatttacagtcaaatcagtaatattttatgggaaatttaaGCATGTGTAGGGACTATGTAAATTATTGATATGGCAGATAATCCTGGAAGGTTACTGTTCTCCAAAATATTACgctgaaacatcaatttcatcgTTAATAACTACTTCCTGTATTTTCTCAGACTAAATACTTcctgtatccagctttccacgcccgccataatggcggatgctataaataattttgacagtaactgcttccagaCACTGAACTTAAATTTCGATCGTAGTAAACCATGATTTGCCTGATTACTGTTTCCAACgacttgtttattatttatcaacaagaaaatttataaataactcTAAACAGGTTTCAAGCGTAAAACTATTCTAAAGCTAAtttaatcttatatataaaaatgaaatggtctgtgttcgtatccgcataactcgaaaacggctggatgatttttttcatttcttcagcagaaacattcgttatagtttccgacgggtttatatgatatttcctaatgcgaaaattacgagtaaagttgagtaaatcgtgaaaaactaaaattaagcaTCGTATGAAtacttcgcatgggcagttcacaacgcgcattttcgcctactatgcaggacaacgtctgccgggtcgactagtaaaaattaaaaatcaatctttgtttacagaGCACTGCGAAGTTCCTTTAAATATGAGCATGTCCATAGGTTCTACTGTTTGCCACAACTGCTCAGTTGATCGATGGCTCTGAGGTGGACACGGAATGCTTTCTCCTGATTCGTATTATCGTATCGAATTATTACCAGTGACGGTGTAAAAACCTGACTCTGTGATACAGAGGAGCTTTTCTCGATGAAATTTGGAGAAACCATCAATATCGTACAACTCAAGCTCTGCCCTGATTAAAAAACGTTACAATCCCAGTACTCTTAGCCGATGATCGTCACACTCACAGATGGAGCTCATTGACTTGAGAGAACAGGCTTCGAATCTCTGCTGCCCTTTAACGCAGCTTGATTGGTCGtatctatttttgcctttctcgtatacaaagtatacgtaaaggctatatgttcgctccaaaaacaaacttttgatccgaggaccggagacccatagtgttatataccaatcgattcagctcgacgaattggagtgatgtctgtgtgtgtgtgtatgtgtgtgtgtatgtgtgtgtgtgcaaaaagtttagctcactttttaggcacttatcctcaaccgatttgctctcaacaagtttcatttaacgcagaatcctatcccattgtttcctattgaaaattgacccgatcggactatgggcttggaaggtatggccaaaatactttgtatcatataaaagcacattaaaaagtctagctcactttttaggcacttatcctcaaccgatttgctctcaacaagttgcattcgacgcagaatcctatcccattgtttcctattgaaaattgacccgatcggactatgggcttagaagtaatggccaaaatacttttttttcttataaaagcacattaaaaagtctagctcactttttgggcacttatcctcaaccgatttgctctcaacaagtttcattcgacgcagaatcctatcccattgtttcctattgaaaattgacccgatcggactatgggcttggaagttatggccaaaatactttgtatcatataaaagcacattaaaaagtcttgctcactttttgggcacttatcctcaatcgatttgctctcaacaagtttcattcgacgcagaatcctatctcattgtttcctattgaaaattgacccgatcggactatgggcttagaagtaatggccaaaatactttttttttcatataaaagcacattaaaaagtctagctcactttttgggcacttatcctcaaccgatttgctctcaacaagtttcattcgacgcagaatcctatcccattgtttcctattgaaaattgacccgatcggactatgggcttagaagtaatggccaaaatactttttgcctttctcgtatacaaagtatacgtaaaggctatatgttcgctccaaaaacgaactttttataggaggcccggagacccatagtgttatataccgatcgactcagctcgacgaattggagtgatgtctgtgtgtgtgtatgtgtgtgtgtgcgcaaaaagtctagctcattttttgggcacttatcctcaaccgatttgcttgcaacaagttgcattcgacgcagaatcctgtcccattgtttcctattgaaaactgacccgatcggactatgggcttagaagttatggccaaaatactttttctttcataaaaaagcacattaaaaagtctagctcactttttgggcacttattctcaaccatttgctcgcaacaagttgcattcgatgcagaatcctgttccattgtttcctattgacaattgacccgatcgggcttagaagttatggccaaaatactttttttcataaaaaagcacattaaaaagtctagctcactttttgggaatttattctcaaccgatttgctcgcaatattttaaaagtcgatttttgacagcactccaaaaaatcgattgtgtgtcaataacaacaatattttAAGGACTGCCATACATCAGTAAACTGaagctaaccgcaagtcgagcacatctgtatatgggcctacatatacagatgtgctttacttgcggttagcggcagtaaagttaaatactatatttcttagagagtctgagTGGAAATCGCGTGTGTTTattaatttttggctgttacatCGAAAATCAAGTCTGGATCAAGtcaggatcaagtctccccagtctcccctacatcCTTTtcggtttttgcctttctcgtgtacaaagtatacgtaaaggctatatgatcgctccaaaaacgaattttttataggaggcccggagacccatagtgttatatatcgatcgactcagctcgacgaattggagtgatgtctgtgtgtgtatgtgtgtatatgtgtgtgtgtgtgcgcaaaaagtctagctcactttttgggcacttatcctcaacagatttgctcgcaacaagttgcattcgacgcagaatcctgtcccattgtttcctattgaaaattgacccgatcgtaCAATGGGCTTAATAGTTATGACCAACATTCTTTtagcctttcttgtatacaaagtataggggagactgggtagacttgatccccttttctgatttccgatgtatcacagccaaaaataaataaacatacgcgatttccacactgactctctaagaaatatagtatttaacctTACT
Encoded proteins:
- the LOC134208380 gene encoding ribosomal protein S6 kinase beta-1-like, coding for MAGIFDLELHDDDIIRDVEDDLNEAHGFEQEPAIPFDANLEAEGSETIPLSAEIVNPDKMKLGPQDFELRKVLGKGGYGKVFQVRKTTGADANSVFAMKVLKKASIVRSQKDTDHTRAERNVLEAVRHPFIVELVYAFQTDGKLYLILEYLSGGELFVHLEREGIFLEDATCFYMSEIILVLEHLHKLGIVYRDLKPENVLLDAQGHVKLTDFGLCKEHIQEGSVTHTCCGTIEYMAPEILTRSGHGKDVDWWSLGAMMFDMLTGSPPFTADTRKRTIDAILKGRLNIPAFLSNESRDLIRRLLKRQISMRLGSGSMDGIAVRKHPFFKNVDWDDVLARRVDPPIKPFLQGEDDVSQFDSKFTKQAPVDSPDDSKLSESANLIFKGFTYIAPSVLEDMQHPHGSHHHHHHYHPYGDHSNHRRHHHHQSGNHHRLGAAMETGSITLADEQVLSMPRSHTVFASGRSDVTAGFMAYKQF